In Bradysia coprophila strain Holo2 unplaced genomic scaffold, BU_Bcop_v1 contig_358, whole genome shotgun sequence, one DNA window encodes the following:
- the LOC119081324 gene encoding MAGE-like protein 2 isoform X1, which produces MQLVTLSCCLAVCVALVTADAAQDKKETKVETKQIEQAESQKTEKRGLHHSIGDYGGHDFGGHDFGGHDFGGHDFGGGSDHGHEHHHHHEHVKTITIEKKVPVPYTVEKHVPYTVEKKVPYTVHVPVPQPYEVIKKVPVHVKEYVKVPVHVPQPYDVIKKVPYEVKVKVDKPYEVKVNVPKPYEVIKKVPYDVKVPVPQPYEVIKKVPYEVKVEVPVPKPYTVIKKVPYEVKEYVDKPYKVFVDKPYPVEVEHKYPVVVEKKVPYEVKVPVDKPYKVEVEKPYPVHVKVPVPKPYEVIKKIPYTVEKPVPYEVKVPIDKPYPVYKEVKFPVHKEVPYPVKETVHFPIHLPEHHEEHHHEHFDHHDHHEHHGY; this is translated from the exons ATGCAATTG GTAACATTATCTTGTTGTCTAGCAGTATGCGTGGCACTAGTCACAGCAGATGCCGCTCAAGACAAAAAAGAGACAAAAGTAGAAACTAAACAAATTGAACAAGCTGAATCACAGAAAACGGAAAAACGCGGTCTACACCATTCCATCGGCGATTATGGAGGTCATGATTTCGGTGGTCATGATTTCGGCGGTCATGATTTCGGCGGTCATGACTTTGGAGGAGGCAGTGACCACGGACACGaacaccatcatcatcatgagCACGTTAAAACCATAACCATTGAAAAGAAGGTGCCCGTACCATACACTGTTGAAAAACATGTACCATATACAGTTGAAAAGAAGGTCCCATACACCGTGCATGTGCCCGTACCACAG CCCTATGAAGTGATCAAGAAGGTGCCCGTTCATGTTAAGGAATACGTTAAAGTACCAGTCCATGTTCCACAACCGTACGATGTTATCAAAAAAGTCCCATATG AGGTCAAAGTTAAGGTTGATAAGCCCTATGAAGTTAAAGTGAACGTACCAAAACCCTATGAAGTCATTAAGAAAGTCCCATATG ACGTTAAAGTACCCGTACCACAACCTTACGAAGTCATCAAAAAAGTCCCATATG aaGTGAAAGTGGAAGTTCCAGTACCAAAGCCATACACAGTTATCAAGAAGGTGCCTTATGAGGTCAAGGAGTACGTCGATAAG ccatacaaagtgtttgtggACAAACCTTATCCCGTAGAAGTTGAACACAAATATCCAGTTGTTGTCGAAAAGAAGGTACCATACGAAGTCAAGGTTCCAGTTGATAAACCATACAAAGTCGAGGTTGAGAAACCATATCCAGTACATGTAAAAGTACCAGTACCAAAACCCTACGAAGTTATCAAGAAAATTCCATACACCGTCGAAAAACCAGTTCCCTATGAAGTTAAGGTTCCAATTGACAAACCTTATCCAGTCTACAAG GAGGTCAAATTCCCTGTGCATAAGGAAGTTCCATATCCAGTTAAAGAAACTGTCCATTTCCCAATCCACTTACCAGAACATCATGAAGAACATCATCACGAACATTTCGATCATCATGACCATCATGAACATCATGGATATTAA
- the LOC119081324 gene encoding skin secretory protein xP2 isoform X2: protein MQLVTLSCCLAVCVALVTADAAQDKKETKVETKQIEQAESQKTEKRGLHHSIGDYGGHDFGGHDFGGHDFGGHDFGGGSDHGHEHHHHHEHVKTITIEKKVPVPYTVEKHVPYTVEKKVPYTVHVPVPQPYEVIKKVPVHVKEYVKVPVHVPQPYDVIKKVPYDVKVPVPQPYEVIKKVPYEVKVEVPVPKPYTVIKKVPYEVKEYVDKPYKVFVDKPYPVEVEHKYPVVVEKKVPYEVKVPVDKPYKVEVEKPYPVHVKVPVPKPYEVIKKIPYTVEKPVPYEVKVPIDKPYPVYKEVKFPVHKEVPYPVKETVHFPIHLPEHHEEHHHEHFDHHDHHEHHGY, encoded by the exons ATGCAATTG GTAACATTATCTTGTTGTCTAGCAGTATGCGTGGCACTAGTCACAGCAGATGCCGCTCAAGACAAAAAAGAGACAAAAGTAGAAACTAAACAAATTGAACAAGCTGAATCACAGAAAACGGAAAAACGCGGTCTACACCATTCCATCGGCGATTATGGAGGTCATGATTTCGGTGGTCATGATTTCGGCGGTCATGATTTCGGCGGTCATGACTTTGGAGGAGGCAGTGACCACGGACACGaacaccatcatcatcatgagCACGTTAAAACCATAACCATTGAAAAGAAGGTGCCCGTACCATACACTGTTGAAAAACATGTACCATATACAGTTGAAAAGAAGGTCCCATACACCGTGCATGTGCCCGTACCACAG CCCTATGAAGTGATCAAGAAGGTGCCCGTTCATGTTAAGGAATACGTTAAAGTACCAGTCCATGTTCCACAACCGTACGATGTTATCAAAAAAGTCCCATATG ACGTTAAAGTACCCGTACCACAACCTTACGAAGTCATCAAAAAAGTCCCATATG aaGTGAAAGTGGAAGTTCCAGTACCAAAGCCATACACAGTTATCAAGAAGGTGCCTTATGAGGTCAAGGAGTACGTCGATAAG ccatacaaagtgtttgtggACAAACCTTATCCCGTAGAAGTTGAACACAAATATCCAGTTGTTGTCGAAAAGAAGGTACCATACGAAGTCAAGGTTCCAGTTGATAAACCATACAAAGTCGAGGTTGAGAAACCATATCCAGTACATGTAAAAGTACCAGTACCAAAACCCTACGAAGTTATCAAGAAAATTCCATACACCGTCGAAAAACCAGTTCCCTATGAAGTTAAGGTTCCAATTGACAAACCTTATCCAGTCTACAAG GAGGTCAAATTCCCTGTGCATAAGGAAGTTCCATATCCAGTTAAAGAAACTGTCCATTTCCCAATCCACTTACCAGAACATCATGAAGAACATCATCACGAACATTTCGATCATCATGACCATCATGAACATCATGGATATTAA
- the LOC119081324 gene encoding zinc finger protein 512B isoform X3, producing MQLVTLSCCLAVCVALVTADAAQDKKETKVETKQIEQAESQKTEKRGLHHSIGDYGGHDFGGHDFGGHDFGGHDFGGGSDHGHEHHHHHEHVKTITIEKKVPVPYTVEKHVPYTVEKKVPYTVHVPVPQPYEVIKKVPVHVKEYVKVPVHVPQPYDVIKKVPYEVKVEVPVPKPYTVIKKVPYEVKEYVDKPYKVFVDKPYPVEVEHKYPVVVEKKVPYEVKVPVDKPYKVEVEKPYPVHVKVPVPKPYEVIKKIPYTVEKPVPYEVKVPIDKPYPVYKEVKFPVHKEVPYPVKETVHFPIHLPEHHEEHHHEHFDHHDHHEHHGY from the exons ATGCAATTG GTAACATTATCTTGTTGTCTAGCAGTATGCGTGGCACTAGTCACAGCAGATGCCGCTCAAGACAAAAAAGAGACAAAAGTAGAAACTAAACAAATTGAACAAGCTGAATCACAGAAAACGGAAAAACGCGGTCTACACCATTCCATCGGCGATTATGGAGGTCATGATTTCGGTGGTCATGATTTCGGCGGTCATGATTTCGGCGGTCATGACTTTGGAGGAGGCAGTGACCACGGACACGaacaccatcatcatcatgagCACGTTAAAACCATAACCATTGAAAAGAAGGTGCCCGTACCATACACTGTTGAAAAACATGTACCATATACAGTTGAAAAGAAGGTCCCATACACCGTGCATGTGCCCGTACCACAG CCCTATGAAGTGATCAAGAAGGTGCCCGTTCATGTTAAGGAATACGTTAAAGTACCAGTCCATGTTCCACAACCGTACGATGTTATCAAAAAAGTCCCATATG aaGTGAAAGTGGAAGTTCCAGTACCAAAGCCATACACAGTTATCAAGAAGGTGCCTTATGAGGTCAAGGAGTACGTCGATAAG ccatacaaagtgtttgtggACAAACCTTATCCCGTAGAAGTTGAACACAAATATCCAGTTGTTGTCGAAAAGAAGGTACCATACGAAGTCAAGGTTCCAGTTGATAAACCATACAAAGTCGAGGTTGAGAAACCATATCCAGTACATGTAAAAGTACCAGTACCAAAACCCTACGAAGTTATCAAGAAAATTCCATACACCGTCGAAAAACCAGTTCCCTATGAAGTTAAGGTTCCAATTGACAAACCTTATCCAGTCTACAAG GAGGTCAAATTCCCTGTGCATAAGGAAGTTCCATATCCAGTTAAAGAAACTGTCCATTTCCCAATCCACTTACCAGAACATCATGAAGAACATCATCACGAACATTTCGATCATCATGACCATCATGAACATCATGGATATTAA
- the LOC119081325 gene encoding probable enoyl-CoA hydratase: protein MRLCLRSVKMFQRSSKVLHSICRGRPILKQIRCKSSTENEPNSTGDKTIPNGTNSSNDKEDSVLVERYGSLTIIGLNRTQKRNAINQEMAFKICEAITNFENDDTSPVGIIHGVGGSFSSGYDIGDLQSETIKLENLMSSEGSVGPTRRLIKKPMVCAISGFCIANGLELALMCDLRVVEDDAILGFFNRRFGIPLMDGGTVRLPAMIGLSRALDLVLTGKMVPAKEAFEIGLANRIVAPGTALGQSINLANCLAKFPQASLNHDRNGIYTSAFETKSLDTSCMNEIMTLTNDVVNEMKFGAAQFKSGIGRGGKSSNIKERTLADWEMDEIKRERESQNIRDDQPDKT, encoded by the exons ATGAGACTTTGTTTACGttcagtaaaaatgtttcaacgTTCTTCAAAGGTTCTGCATAGTATTTGCAGAGGCAGACCTATTCTAAAACAAATTCGGTGCAAGAGTTCAACGGAGAATGAACCTAATTCGACAGGGGACAAGACCATACCTAATGGGACAAACAGTAGCAACGACAAAGAAGATTCGGTTCTGGTAGAACGTTATGGTTCGTTAACAATCATTGGGCTCAATAGAACACAGAAACGAAATGCCATCAATCAAGAAATGGCCTTTAAAATCTGCGAGGcaattacaaattttgaaaatgatgatACATCTCCAGTTGGCATAATTCATGGGGTTGGTGGTTCATTTTCTTCTGGATATGACATTGGCGACTTGCAAAGCGAAACAATAAAACTGGAAAACTTGATGAGTTCGGAAGGGTCAGTT GGTCCAACTAGACGACTAATAAAAAAACCTATGGTCTGTGCTATAAGCGGCTTTTGCATTGCGAATGGTTTAGAGTTAGCATTGATGTGTGATTTACGAGTCGTCGAAGATGATGCAATTTTGGGATTCTTTAATCGAAGATTTGGAATACCACTAATGGATGGAGGCACAGTCCGACTTCCTGCTATGATTGGACTGTCACGAGCTTTAGACCTTGTATTGACGGGCAAAATGGTTCCTGCCAAAGAAGCCTTTGAAATAGGACTTGCAAATCGTATTGTAGCGCCTGGAACGG CTCTGGGACAATCGATTAACTTGGCTAACTGTCTGGCTAAGTTTCCGCAAGCATCTTTGAACCATGATCGCAACGGAATTTATACGTCGGcctttgaaacaaaatcactGGACACATCCTGTATGAATGAGATAATGACATTAACCAACGATGTtgttaatgaaatgaaattcggtgCAGCTCAATTTAAAAGTG GTATTGGAAGAGGCGGAAAATCAAGTAATATCAAAGAAAGAACATTGGCTGACTGGGAGATGGATGAGATTAAAAGAGAACGTGAAAGTCAAAATATCCGAGACGATCAGCCCGACAAAACGTAA
- the LOC119081330 gene encoding receptor expression-enhancing protein 5-like isoform X1: protein MAQKFDEIKHSLNDSLHDDTKPWKSPLDLLEQKTGVPRVYIVIGGTVSCVLYLIFGYAAQLLCNAISVVYPAYVSIRAIESHDKMDDTKWLTYWVLYAIFSVIEFFSLFLTNFIPFYFLLKCVFFIWCMLPIENNGSIIIYNRIIRPQFQKHHQNTDKFIDNIANKAKDVVTDVLNKNK from the exons atggcacaaaaattcgatgaaattaAGCATTCACTAAATGATTCGCTCCATGACGACACAAAGCCGTGGAAGAGTCCATTAGATTTGCTGGAACAAAAGACTGGCGTTCCCAGGGTGTACATTGTTATAG GCGGTACCGTTAGCTGTGTATTGTACTTAATCTTTGGCTATGCTGCCCAGCTCTTGTGCAATGCTATCAGCGTCGTATATCCAGCCTATGTGTCAATACGAGCCATCGAAAGTCACGATAAAATGGACGATACAAAGTGGTTAACATACTGGGTCCTATATGCAATCTTTTCGGTTATTGAATTCTTTTCGCTGTTTTTAACCAACTTTATCCCATTCTACTTTTTGTTGAAG tgtGTGTTCTTCATTTGGTGCATGCTTCCAATCGAAAACAATGGATCGATCATCATTTACAATCGCATCATTCGTCCACAATTTCAAAAGCATCATCAGAATACCGACAAATTCATTGATAACATAGCTAACAAGGCGAAGGACGTTGTAACTGacgttttaaacaaaaataaataa
- the LOC119081330 gene encoding receptor expression-enhancing protein 5-like isoform X2, whose protein sequence is MEQITRRIDFENNKLLICGTVSCVLYLIFGYAAQLLCNAISVVYPAYVSIRAIESHDKMDDTKWLTYWVLYAIFSVIEFFSLFLTNFIPFYFLLKCVFFIWCMLPIENNGSIIIYNRIIRPQFQKHHQNTDKFIDNIANKAKDVVTDVLNKNK, encoded by the exons ATGGAGCAGATTACGAGGCGAATTgactttgaaaataataaattgctAATTT GCGGTACCGTTAGCTGTGTATTGTACTTAATCTTTGGCTATGCTGCCCAGCTCTTGTGCAATGCTATCAGCGTCGTATATCCAGCCTATGTGTCAATACGAGCCATCGAAAGTCACGATAAAATGGACGATACAAAGTGGTTAACATACTGGGTCCTATATGCAATCTTTTCGGTTATTGAATTCTTTTCGCTGTTTTTAACCAACTTTATCCCATTCTACTTTTTGTTGAAG tgtGTGTTCTTCATTTGGTGCATGCTTCCAATCGAAAACAATGGATCGATCATCATTTACAATCGCATCATTCGTCCACAATTTCAAAAGCATCATCAGAATACCGACAAATTCATTGATAACATAGCTAACAAGGCGAAGGACGTTGTAACTGacgttttaaacaaaaataaataa
- the LOC119081331 gene encoding probable 28S ribosomal protein S16, mitochondrial yields the protein MPINPYAPINLPPASGIGRFWRLSAKIIRFARHGCTNRPFYHIVVMERKKNQHQPVIEQVGTYDPMTNEHGEKLVSLNFERIRHWIGSGAHVSLPVAELLGISGFYPIHPKTYMRGWRNRAKEEENRANAESEATKEEAKSSG from the exons ATGCCAATTAATCCGTACGCACCAATAAACTTACCTCCAGCTAGTGGAATTGGAAGGTTTTGGCGCCTGTCCGCTAAAATAATAAGATTTGCCAGACATGGCTGTACAAATCGACCATTTTATCACATAGTCGTTATGGAG CGGAAGAAAAACCAACATCAACCTGTGATTGAACAAGTCGGAACGTATGATCCAATGACAAATGAACATGGGGAAAAGTTGGTGTCGCTTAATTTCGAAAGGATTCGTCATTGGATTGGTTCGGGTGCTCATGTCTCATTGCCGGTTGCTGAACTGTTGGGCATTTCTGGTTTCTATCCAATACATCCGAAAACTTATATGAGAGGGTGGCGGAACAGagcaaaagaagaagaaaatcgaGCTAACGCTGAGAGCGAGGCGACCAAAGAAGAGGCGAAGAGCAGTGGTTGA
- the LOC119081326 gene encoding DNA-directed RNA polymerase III subunit RPC1, translating into MPKEQFREADVNKKISHVQFGMACPEEIQQEAHIRVVSKNLYAQGREPVLYGVLDRRMGVSQKDTQCTTCNQGLNECVGHFGYLDLALPVFHVGHFRATIQILQSICKTCARVMLKEPDKKTFAKRLLNPDLSYLAKKSIHSQILVKAKKNLKCPYCGAVNGPVKKSAGLMKILHEPFRGKKSTDPILTRALEELSVATDNNRELNQLIAPSALVQELNPLQVLDLFNAIQKCDIPLLGMTSENASPSNLIVTRVFVPPVCIRPSVVSEVKAGTTEDDLTMKQSEILLINDVIGKHMSTGGKMELIQEDWDFLQLHVALYFNSEVSGVPLAMIPKKPSRGIVQRLKGKQGRFRGNLSGKRVDFSGRTVISPDPNLMIHQVGVPERVARILTYPERVNPANLQKMKQLVRNGIEKHPGANYVQQKGSAFKKYLAYGNRDKVAQDLKCGDIVERHMIDGDIVLFNRQPSLHKMSIMCHQAKIQSQRTFRFNECACTPYNADFDGDEMNLHLPQTEEARAEALILMGNKSNLVTPKNGEILIAATQDFITGGYLLTQKDEFLTKEQAMQLAACLLAGPDSNMDIDLPIPAILKPRRLWTGKQIFGLILRPNKFSNVLANLETKGKNYTSNGDLCVKDSYVVIRNSEIMCGSMDKNTMGSGTKKNIFYVLLRDFGENEATKAMWRLARMASHFMMNRGFSFGIGDVTPSRRLLEEKENLLCTGYEKCNAFIMEMKKGTLQCQPGCTPEQTLEAVLLRELSSIRESAAKACFRELHPTNSALIMAQSGSKGSNINISQMIACVGQQAINGKRVPNGFEDRALPHFEKFSKIPAARGFVQNSFYSGLTPTEFFFHTMAGREGLVDTAVKTAETGYLQRRLVKCLEDLVVHYDGSVRNAIGEIVEFTYGGDGLDPVFMEIKDKPVDMPRQLLHQRAKKSYRNQRALRGDEVVTVAEKILSSDTFLDSRADFRKESLEFLRKFGEKLMRIQRKFKKGLKVYQEVERITEGQIKDFLETTRIKYNRAVTEPGTAVGALAAQSIGEPGTQMTLKTFHFAGVASMNITQGVPRIVEIINASKSISTPIITAEIEIKTSMEFARKVKARIEKTTLGEISSFIEEVYKSDDCFLLIKLDLDRIRVLGLEINGETIHYSICTSKLRLKPNNVMVVGPSLILIRPDAVKHGNALNSELQRLINLIPNVVVAGIPNVSRAVIAIDDTVFPNEFKLCVEGSGLGRVIATYGVIGTKTKSNNIWEVFQTLGIEAARTTIMNEITSVMEGHGMTVDHRHIMLLASQMTSRGEVLGITRHGLAKMRESVFNLASFEKTADHLFDAAYYGQTDSIDGVSERIILGMPAAIGTGLFKLIHKHDNVVLEPKSQPIFSLEF; encoded by the exons atgccGAAAGAACAGTTTCGAGAGGCTGATGtcaacaagaaaat TTCCCATGTCCAATTTGGGATGGCGTGTCCTGAAGAAATTCAGCAAGAGGCGCACATTCGAGTGGTCTCTAAGAACCTGTATGCTCAGGGTCGTGAACCGGTGTTGTACGGCGTTTTGGACAGACGAATG GGTGTAAGTCAAAAAGATACTCAGTGCACCACTTGCAATCAAGGACTAAATGAGTGTGTTGGCCATTTTGGCTATTTGGATCTTGCACTGCCTGTATTCCATGTTGGTCATTTCCGTGCGACTATACAAATTCTTCAATCAATTTGCAAG ACATGTGCCCGAGTGATGTTAAAAGAGCCGgataaaaaaacgtttgccAAGCGATTACTCAATCCGGACTTGTCGTATTTGGCCAAAAAGTCAATTCATTCGCAGATCCTTGTTAAGGCGAAAAAGAACCTGAAATGTCCATATTGTGGCGCTGTCAATGGTCCGGTCAAAAAGTCAGCCGgattaatgaaaattcttcACGAACCGTTTCGTGGCAAAAAATCTACCGATCCGATCTTGACGAGAGCATTAGAAGAGCTTTCCGTAGCTACCGATAACAATCGTGAGCTCAATCAACTGATTGCACCGTCAGCGCTTGTTCAAGAGCTAAATCCGCTACAGGTTTTGGATCTGTTCAATGCtatacaaaaatgtgatatcCCACTGCTTGGCATGACTTCTGAAAATGCCAGTCCATCGAATTTGATAGTGACTCGTGTATTTGTGCCACCGGTTTGCATACGGCCATCGGTTGTCTCCGAAGTGAAAGCTGGCACAACGGAAGACGATTTGACAATGAAACAGAGTGAAATTTTGCTCATTAACGATGTGATTGGTAAACATATGAGTACTGGcggaaaaatggaattgattCAAGAGGACTGGGATTTTCTACAGTTACACGTGGCTTTGTATTTCAACAGTGAAGTGTCCGGAGTGCCACTGGCTATGATT CCGAAGAAACCATCCAGAGGAATAGTACAGCGATTGAAGGGCAAACAGGGACGATTTCGTGGTAACTTATCGGGCAAGCGTGTGGATTTCTCTGGTAGAACTGTTATATCACCAGACCCGAATCTGATGATTCATCAAGTCGGAGTGCCTGAAAGAGTTGCTAGAATTTTAACGTATCCGGAACGAGTAAATCCTGCCAACCTTCAG AAAATGAAACAACTGGTCCGAAATGGTATAGAAAAACATCCGGGAGCTAACTATGTTCAGCAAAAGGGTAGtgcattcaagaaataccttgCTTATGGCAATCGAGATAAAGTTGCCCAAGACTTGAAGTGCGGCGATATCGTTGAAAGACAT ATGATCGACGGTGATATTGTACTGTTCAATCGACAGCCCAGTCTCCACAAAATGAGTATCATGTGCCATCAAGCTAAAATACAGTCACAACGAACGTTTCGTTTCAACGAATGCGCTTGCACCCCGTATAACGCTGATTTCGATGGCGACGAAATGAATTTACATTTACCGCAGACCGAAGAAGCGAGAGCAGAAGCTTTAATTTTGATGGGGAACAAGTCGAATTTGGTTACACCAAAGAATGGAGAAATTTTGATTGCAGCCACACAGGATTTCATCACAGGCGGTTATTTGTTAACACAGAAAGATGAGTTTTTGACGAAAGAACAGGCGATGCAATTAGCTGCGTGTTTATTGGCTGGACCGGACTCTAATATGGATATTGATTTACCCATACCAGCAATTCTGAAGCCGAGAAGATTATGGACTGGTAAACAGATATTTGGTCTCATTCTCCGGCCTAATAAGTTTAGTAACGTCCTAGCGaatttagaaactaagggaAAAAATTACACGAGCAACGGAGACCTGTGTGTGAAAGATTCAT ATGTGGTCATACGAAATTCTGAAATAATGTGCGGATCGATGGACAAAAACACAATGGGTTCGGGTACTAAGAAAAACATCTTTTACGTGCTGCTACGCGATTTCGGTGAAAACGAGGCCACTAAGGCAATGTGGCGTTTGGCAAGG ATGGCTTCCCACTTCATGATGAATCGAGGATTTTCGTTTGGCATTGGTGATGTGACACCGAGCCGTCGTCTGTTGgaagagaaagaaaatttgctaTGCACGGGCTACGAAAAGTGCAACGCGTTCATTATGGAAATGAAGAAAGGTACACTTCAATGTCAGCCGGGTTGTACGCCAGAACAAACTTTGGAAGCGGTACTTTTACGAGAATTATCAAGTATTCGAGAGTCTGCTGCAAAGGCATGTTTTCGAGAGTTACATCCGACGAATAGCGCg CTTATAATGGCACAATCTGGCTCGAAAGGATCAAACATTAATATTTCCCAAATGATTGCCTGTGTCGGGCAGCAGGCCATTAATGGAAAACGAGTACCAAATGGCTTTGAGGATCGTGCTCTTCCccatttcgagaaatttt CTAAGATCCCTGCTGCTCGAGGATTCGTTCAAAATAGTTTCTATTCTGGGCTGACGCCAACCGAATTCTTCTTCCACACAATGGCTGGGCGTGAAGGCTTGGTCGACACAGCCGTCAAAACAGCAGAGACTGGTTATTTGCAACGTCGTTTAGTTAAATGCTTAGAAGATTTGGTTGTGCACTATGACGGATCTGTTCGAAATGCAATCGGTGAAATTGTCGAATTTACGTACGGTGGCGATGGACTTGACCCAGtttttatggaaataaaaGACAAACCGGTCGATATGCCTCGGCAGTTGCTTCATCAACGAGCCAAAAAGTCATATCGGAATCAGAGAGCATTACGCGGCGATGAAGTTGTCACTGTTgcggaaaaaattttgtccagtGATACTTTCCTCGATTCTCGGGCAGACTTCCGAAAAGAAAGTCTTGAATTTCTACGAAAATTTGGAGAAAAACTGATGCGGATTCAAAGGAAATTCAAGAAAGGGCTTAAAGTTTATCAGGAAGTTGAACGCATCACGGAAGGCCAGATAAAAGACTTCTTAGAAACG ACCCGAATCAAATACAATCGTGCAGTCACTGAACCTGGAACTGCCGTGGGTGCTTTAGCTGCTCAAAGTATTGGTGAGCCGGGAACGCAAATGACATTGAAAACGTTTCACTTCGCTGGCGTTGCATCGATGAACATTACACAGGGTGTACCACGTATTGTTGAAATTATCAATGCGTCGAAATCAATTTCAACTCCCATTATAACGGCTGAAATTGAGATTAAAACTAGCATGGAGTTCGCTCGTAAAGTGAAAGCCAGAATTGAAAAGACAACGCTGGGCGAG atCTCTTCATTCATCGAAGAAGTTTATAAATCCGATGACTGTTTCTTGTtgataaaattagatttggaTCGGATCCGTGTGCTGGGTTTAGAGATCAATGGTGAAACCATTCATTATTC CATTTGCACGTCGAAGCTTCGCTTAAAGCCGAACAATGTGATGGTTGTCGGTCCATCTCTCATTCTAATTCGACCGGATGCTGTCAAGCATGGCAATGCGTTGAATAGCGAACTGCAGCGCTTGATCAACCTAATACCGAACGTTGTAGTCGCCGGTATTCCTAATGTATCACGAGCTGTGATTGCTATTGACGACACAGTTTTTCCGAACGAATTTAAACTTTGTGTGGAAGGTTCCGGATTGGGACGTGTTATAGCCACATACGGTGTAATTGGTACGAAGACCAAGAGCAATAATATTTGGGAAGTGTTTCAAACGCTTGGAATTGAAGCAGCCCGTACGacaattatgaatgaaataacaaGTGTTATGGAAGGTCACGGTATGACCGTCGATCATCGACATATTATGTTATTGGCCAGTCAAATGACAAGTCGTGGAGAAGTATTGGGCATTACGAGACATGGTCTGGCTAAAATGAGAGAATCTGTTTTCAATTTGGCTTCG TTCGAAAAAACTGCCGATCACCTCTTCGATGCTGCGTATTACGGTCAAACGGATTCCATCGATGGAGTGTCCGAACGAATTATTTTAGGCATGCCTGCTGCAATCGGAACTGGattattcaaattgattcACAAACATGATAACGTTGTTTTAGAGCCGAAGAGTCAACCAATTTTTAGTCTGGAATTTTAA